A genomic region of uncultured Roseibium sp. contains the following coding sequences:
- the galE gene encoding UDP-glucose 4-epimerase GalE, with protein sequence MMRRRILVTGGAGYIGSHTCKLLASSGWEPVTYDNLSTGNLTSVRWGPIVEGDIRDTALLEKTLGMFDVEAVIHFAASAYVGESVVDPATYYDNNVRGTLSVLDACMAAGVERLIFSSSCATYGIPRQLPISEDSDQQPINPYGKTKLMAEHVIRDYAQAYGLKFVILRYFNACGADPEGELGEWHDPETHLIPRAMMAAAGRLTHLDVYGDSYETEDGTCLRDYVHVQDLAEAHVLAYRHLDTGGESAAYNIGSGNCLSVRDIINSVERLTAKPVPVNLQDKRPGDPPVLYANPQRAQSEIGFRARYSDIDTIVRTAAPFFGLETR encoded by the coding sequence GTGATGCGCAGGCGCATTCTGGTCACCGGTGGTGCCGGCTATATCGGCAGCCATACCTGCAAGCTGCTCGCATCAAGCGGCTGGGAGCCCGTCACTTATGACAACCTGAGCACGGGAAACCTGACATCCGTGCGCTGGGGACCGATCGTGGAAGGCGATATCCGGGATACGGCACTTCTTGAGAAGACGCTCGGCATGTTCGACGTTGAAGCAGTGATCCACTTCGCGGCCTCGGCTTATGTGGGCGAGTCCGTCGTCGACCCGGCGACCTATTACGACAACAACGTCCGCGGGACGCTTTCCGTTCTGGATGCCTGCATGGCGGCCGGCGTGGAAAGGCTGATCTTTTCCAGCAGCTGTGCGACCTACGGGATACCTCGCCAGTTGCCGATCAGCGAGGACAGCGATCAGCAGCCGATCAATCCCTACGGCAAGACGAAGCTCATGGCCGAGCATGTGATCCGGGATTACGCGCAGGCCTATGGACTGAAATTCGTCATTCTGCGCTACTTCAACGCCTGTGGTGCGGATCCGGAAGGCGAGCTTGGAGAGTGGCACGATCCGGAGACGCACCTGATCCCACGGGCGATGATGGCAGCCGCGGGCCGCCTGACACATCTCGACGTCTACGGCGACAGCTACGAGACAGAGGACGGGACCTGCCTGCGCGACTATGTCCACGTTCAGGATCTCGCCGAGGCGCACGTGCTTGCCTATCGCCACCTGGATACGGGCGGGGAGAGCGCAGCCTACAATATCGGTTCGGGCAATTGCCTTTCGGTGCGTGACATCATCAACAGCGTGGAGCGCCTCACGGCGAAGCCCGTTCCGGTCAACCTGCAGGACAAGCGGCCCGGCGATCCTCCGGTTCTTTATGCCAACCCTCAAAGGGCGCAGTCGGAAATCGGCTTCAGGGCGCGCTATTCGGACATCGACACGATCGTGCGGACGGCAGCTCCGTTCTTCGGCCTGGAGACGCGGTGA
- a CDS encoding DUF3179 domain-containing (seleno)protein, with protein MALAIATQSRIAFVASIMALCVSWSGVSQAEQASALPGYVIEQYGEPPETPDGPLSDSLKAAVDAAFVDSIKQSAWGRDQTLALTEVAESRDPRLVWIISDLMRFTAGSQLSTALTDAASKLLQKEIPVDNNWGVITDHLIAWDIPAPPDYLAVKRGIFTTIVPGWDRIFVEGDIDWRHVSWGGVLIDNRAYGTTDEICNCIPAADNPEVSSAEDATWLKDDDIVFGVGVNGEYRAYPRRIMEVREMVNDTLGGRDLGIPYCTLCGAAQAYFTDQLPGGVERPILRTSGLLIRSNKVMYDVNTYSVFDTFLGKAVTGPLRDKGVQLEQAGVVTTDWGTWKKAHPETTVLVERLALGRDFDFRNGRDANGPIFPVGDVDPRLPVHEDVIGIVTASGKPVAFQRSKAMAALQKGDEITFENVRLELDAGGIRAVGADGSDLGSHQAFWFAWSQFHPGTELWPG; from the coding sequence ATGGCTCTGGCAATTGCAACTCAGTCCCGCATCGCCTTTGTGGCGTCGATCATGGCGCTGTGCGTGTCCTGGTCCGGTGTGTCACAGGCGGAACAGGCGTCTGCTCTTCCCGGCTACGTCATCGAGCAGTACGGCGAGCCGCCCGAAACTCCGGACGGACCGCTGTCCGATAGTCTGAAAGCCGCCGTCGACGCCGCCTTTGTCGACAGCATCAAACAGTCGGCCTGGGGACGGGACCAGACGCTGGCGCTCACAGAGGTCGCGGAGTCAAGAGACCCCCGCCTTGTCTGGATCATCAGCGACCTGATGCGCTTCACCGCCGGTTCGCAACTGAGCACCGCGCTCACCGATGCGGCTTCCAAACTTCTTCAGAAGGAGATCCCGGTCGACAATAACTGGGGTGTCATCACCGATCACCTCATCGCCTGGGACATTCCAGCACCGCCCGACTACCTGGCCGTCAAGCGCGGCATCTTCACGACCATCGTTCCCGGCTGGGACCGCATTTTCGTGGAAGGCGACATCGACTGGCGCCACGTGTCCTGGGGCGGTGTCCTGATCGACAACCGCGCCTACGGCACGACCGACGAGATCTGCAACTGCATTCCTGCCGCCGACAACCCCGAGGTCAGCAGCGCCGAGGACGCGACCTGGCTGAAAGACGATGACATCGTCTTCGGCGTTGGCGTGAACGGCGAGTACCGCGCCTATCCGCGCCGCATCATGGAAGTTCGCGAAATGGTCAACGATACGCTCGGCGGACGCGACCTGGGAATTCCCTATTGTACCTTGTGCGGCGCGGCGCAGGCCTATTTCACCGACCAGTTGCCGGGCGGTGTCGAACGCCCGATCCTGCGAACCTCCGGACTGCTGATCCGCTCCAACAAGGTCATGTATGACGTCAACACCTATTCGGTCTTCGACACCTTTCTCGGCAAAGCCGTTACCGGCCCTCTCCGCGACAAGGGCGTCCAGCTCGAACAGGCAGGCGTCGTGACAACGGATTGGGGAACCTGGAAGAAGGCCCATCCGGAAACGACCGTGCTGGTGGAAAGACTGGCGCTCGGCCGGGACTTCGACTTTCGCAACGGCCGTGACGCCAATGGTCCGATCTTCCCCGTCGGCGACGTTGATCCGCGCCTGCCCGTGCACGAGGACGTCATCGGCATTGTCACGGCATCCGGAAAGCCCGTGGCCTTCCAGCGGAGCAAGGCCATGGCCGCCCTGCAGAAAGGTGACGAGATCACGTTCGAGAACGTCAGGCTTGAGCTGGATGCCGGCGGGATCCGCGCCGTCGGTGCGGACGGCTCCGACCTCGGCAGCCACCAGGCCTTCTGGTTTGCCTGGTCCCAGTTCCACCCTGGAACCGAACTCTGGCCGGGCTGA
- a CDS encoding UDP-glucuronic acid decarboxylase family protein, giving the protein MKTDGSTPAKDLRPDISAARYRPVKTALVTGGAGFLGSHLCRRLLGEGYRVICLDNFSTGRFENVSDLTDYQNFSLIVQDIETPLVRIDDSIDEIYNLACPASPPHYQRDPVRTMKTNVIGAINVLDLAERTGATAFQASTSEVYGDPLVHPQPESYCGNVNPTGPRACYDEGKRAAETLFFDYARTRSVPIKVVRIFNTYGPNMRPDDGRVVSNFIIQALRGEDITIYGSGRQTRSFCYVDDLIEGFRRFMQTPENALGPINLGNPGEFTVLELAEKVIAKTGSRSKLVFLEKPVDDPQQRKPDISEAGQSLGWTPQVTLDQGLDLTITHFDELLRSQKQARFAEAAE; this is encoded by the coding sequence ATGAAAACGGACGGTTCAACCCCTGCAAAAGACCTGCGGCCCGACATCAGTGCAGCGCGGTACCGGCCGGTGAAAACCGCCCTGGTAACCGGTGGCGCCGGTTTCCTGGGGTCTCATCTGTGCAGGCGTTTGCTCGGCGAGGGATACAGGGTCATATGCCTGGACAACTTCTCGACCGGACGGTTCGAGAATGTCTCGGATCTGACCGACTACCAGAACTTCAGCCTGATCGTCCAGGACATCGAAACCCCTTTGGTGCGTATCGATGACAGTATCGACGAGATCTACAATCTCGCCTGTCCGGCGTCACCGCCGCATTACCAGCGCGATCCCGTCCGGACGATGAAAACCAACGTGATCGGCGCAATCAACGTTCTGGATCTTGCCGAGCGGACGGGTGCAACGGCCTTCCAGGCATCCACGTCGGAAGTCTACGGCGATCCGCTGGTGCATCCACAGCCGGAAAGCTATTGCGGCAACGTCAACCCGACAGGACCGCGGGCCTGCTACGACGAAGGCAAGCGCGCGGCGGAAACGCTGTTCTTCGACTATGCCAGGACCCGTTCGGTGCCGATCAAGGTTGTCCGCATCTTCAACACCTATGGCCCGAACATGCGGCCCGATGACGGCCGCGTCGTTTCGAATTTCATCATCCAGGCGCTGCGCGGCGAGGACATCACGATCTACGGTAGCGGCCGGCAGACCCGTTCGTTCTGCTATGTCGACGACCTGATCGAAGGCTTCCGCCGGTTTATGCAGACGCCGGAAAACGCCCTTGGCCCCATCAATCTGGGTAATCCCGGAGAGTTCACGGTCCTTGAGCTGGCCGAGAAAGTCATCGCCAAGACCGGCTCGCGGTCGAAGCTTGTCTTCCTCGAAAAGCCCGTCGACGATCCGCAGCAGAGGAAACCCGATATCAGTGAAGCCGGGCAATCCCTCGGCTGGACACCGCAAGTCACGCTCGACCAGGGTCTCGATCTGACGATCACGCATTTCGACGAACTGCTGCGCAGTCAGAAACAGGCCCGCTTTGCAGAGGCGGCGGAGTGA
- a CDS encoding carbon-nitrogen hydrolase family protein has protein sequence MTAPFKAAAVQAAPVFLDLDASVDKAIGLIEEAASQGVKLIAFPETYLPGYPWYIWLDATAMYMPLVPRYAANSIREGSEQDKRLAQAAKDNDMHVVMGLSWNVNGTLYMGQWHYGPDGEVISRRRKLKPTHVERTVFGEGDGSDMSVHETELGRIGALCCWEHIQPLNKYAMYSQNEQIHVAAWPSFSLYEGGAYALGPEVNEAASRIYAVEGQCFVLAACATVSEEMSEFLCDTPVKQQLLKTGGGHARIFGPDGAPLGNNLAPDEEGLVIADIDLNMIAIGKAAADPCGHYSRPDVFRLMFNRKPSPPVMSFDNEAARYVEQDEADAAAVVANAAE, from the coding sequence ATGACTGCTCCCTTCAAGGCGGCCGCCGTTCAGGCCGCACCCGTGTTTCTGGACCTGGATGCCAGCGTCGACAAGGCCATCGGACTGATCGAGGAGGCTGCATCCCAGGGCGTCAAGCTGATCGCCTTTCCCGAGACCTATCTGCCGGGCTACCCCTGGTACATCTGGCTGGATGCAACGGCCATGTACATGCCGCTCGTTCCCCGCTATGCCGCGAACTCCATCAGGGAAGGCAGCGAACAGGACAAACGCCTGGCGCAGGCCGCCAAGGACAACGACATGCATGTCGTCATGGGGCTTTCCTGGAACGTCAATGGAACGCTCTACATGGGCCAGTGGCACTACGGACCGGACGGAGAAGTCATTTCCCGGCGCCGAAAGCTCAAACCCACGCATGTGGAACGCACCGTCTTCGGAGAAGGTGACGGCAGCGACATGTCCGTTCACGAGACCGAACTCGGCCGGATCGGCGCCCTGTGCTGTTGGGAGCATATCCAGCCGCTGAACAAATACGCCATGTATTCGCAGAACGAACAGATTCACGTTGCCGCCTGGCCCAGCTTTTCGCTTTACGAAGGCGGCGCCTACGCGCTCGGACCGGAAGTGAACGAGGCGGCCAGCCGCATCTACGCCGTCGAGGGGCAGTGCTTCGTCCTGGCCGCTTGCGCCACGGTCTCCGAAGAGATGTCCGAGTTCCTTTGCGACACGCCGGTGAAGCAGCAGTTGCTCAAGACCGGCGGTGGCCATGCCCGCATCTTCGGCCCGGACGGCGCGCCGCTCGGAAACAATCTCGCACCGGATGAGGAAGGGCTGGTGATCGCCGATATCGATCTCAACATGATCGCCATCGGCAAGGCCGCCGCCGACCCCTGCGGTCACTACTCCCGGCCCGATGTCTTCCGGTTGATGTTCAACAGGAAACCCAGCCCGCCGGTAATGAGCTTCGACAACGAGGCTGCCCGCTATGTCGAGCAGGACGAGGCGGATGCCGCAGCCGTCGTGGCGAACGCCGCTGAATAA
- a CDS encoding glycosyltransferase family 2 protein, with translation MRYGPAMSPDEASAPFLVPMLSRAQKLRYLAGVGLWIAAIFYFWNWWLDPSHNAGTLRYLAVSVILAWITFLPLYFLAMFIPAKVPNPALRLPKGARVAMVVTKAPSEPFPVVKKTLQAMRAQTLTHDTWLADEDPSAETIAWCAENGVKISTRKNRPDYHLQTWPRRTRCKEGNLAFFYDQYGYDAYDFVSQLDADHVPEPDYLEKVMAPFADPEVGYVSAPSICDSNADRSWAARGRLYAEGTLHGALQAGYTNGWAPLCIGSHYAVRTAALKDIGGLGPELAEDHSTTLLMNAGGWRGVHAIDAIAHGDGPNSFADLVTQEFQWSRSLVTILLQYMPRTIGKLPPRLRFQFLFAQIWYPLFAFFMTAMFALPVVALVAGVPFANVTYPQFLLHFLPISAVLVAMAFWWKRDGWCRPYNAKVLSWEALFFQAARWPWAMLGCLAAFRDWLTGSFVDFRVTPKGADAAAQLPIRVLVPYAALALLSVLPVLAFSDVGEARGFYLFATLNAVIYVSLLAVIIVQHARENGGPGTAFNWRPCLQGAAVALLAVLPATALGLRGPAGLEALEIGAGPVKLTRSTYAVAGAGMGSAGVRTVRIRPHLVTPPSASFNRQAEAAAEAARPT, from the coding sequence ATGCGGTACGGCCCTGCAATGTCACCGGACGAGGCATCGGCACCATTCCTGGTGCCGATGCTCTCGCGCGCGCAAAAACTCCGCTATCTCGCCGGTGTCGGGCTCTGGATTGCAGCCATCTTCTATTTCTGGAACTGGTGGCTGGATCCGAGCCACAATGCCGGCACGCTCCGTTACCTGGCGGTTTCGGTGATACTGGCGTGGATCACGTTCCTGCCGCTTTACTTCCTGGCGATGTTCATTCCGGCAAAGGTGCCGAATCCCGCGCTACGGCTTCCGAAGGGTGCGCGTGTGGCAATGGTCGTCACGAAAGCCCCTTCCGAACCGTTTCCGGTGGTGAAAAAGACCTTGCAGGCCATGCGGGCCCAGACGCTGACACATGACACCTGGCTTGCGGACGAAGATCCGAGCGCTGAAACGATCGCCTGGTGTGCCGAAAACGGGGTGAAGATCTCGACACGCAAGAACAGGCCCGATTATCACCTGCAGACCTGGCCGCGCCGCACGCGGTGCAAGGAAGGCAACCTGGCGTTCTTCTACGATCAATATGGTTACGATGCTTATGATTTCGTGAGCCAGCTGGACGCCGATCACGTTCCGGAGCCGGACTACCTTGAGAAGGTGATGGCGCCGTTCGCGGACCCGGAGGTCGGCTATGTGTCAGCGCCGAGCATCTGCGACAGCAACGCGGACAGGAGCTGGGCCGCGCGTGGACGCCTTTATGCGGAAGGGACGCTGCACGGCGCCCTGCAGGCCGGGTACACCAACGGCTGGGCGCCGCTATGCATCGGCTCGCACTACGCCGTGCGCACGGCGGCGCTCAAGGATATCGGCGGCCTCGGCCCGGAGCTGGCTGAGGACCACTCGACAACACTCCTCATGAATGCGGGTGGCTGGCGCGGGGTGCATGCCATCGACGCCATCGCGCATGGCGACGGTCCCAACAGTTTCGCGGATCTCGTGACGCAGGAATTCCAGTGGTCCAGAAGCCTGGTCACGATCCTTCTGCAATACATGCCGCGCACCATCGGCAAGCTGCCGCCGAGGCTGAGATTCCAGTTTCTGTTTGCGCAGATCTGGTATCCGCTGTTCGCGTTCTTCATGACGGCGATGTTCGCCCTGCCGGTCGTCGCCCTTGTCGCGGGCGTGCCGTTTGCCAACGTCACCTATCCCCAGTTCCTGCTGCATTTCCTGCCGATTTCCGCTGTCCTGGTGGCGATGGCCTTCTGGTGGAAGCGGGACGGCTGGTGCCGTCCCTACAATGCAAAGGTGCTCAGCTGGGAGGCCCTGTTCTTTCAGGCCGCGCGCTGGCCTTGGGCGATGCTGGGTTGTCTCGCGGCTTTCCGGGACTGGCTGACCGGTTCGTTCGTCGATTTCCGGGTCACACCCAAGGGAGCGGACGCGGCCGCGCAGCTGCCGATCCGCGTTCTCGTGCCATATGCGGCGCTTGCGCTCCTGTCCGTTCTGCCCGTTCTGGCGTTTTCCGATGTCGGCGAGGCACGGGGGTTCTACCTCTTCGCGACCCTCAACGCAGTGATCTACGTCTCCCTTCTGGCCGTCATCATCGTTCAGCATGCGCGGGAAAACGGCGGTCCCGGTACTGCGTTCAACTGGCGTCCCTGCCTTCAGGGCGCAGCCGTCGCGCTTCTGGCAGTCCTGCCGGCCACCGCGCTCGGTCTGAGGGGGCCTGCCGGTCTGGAAGCGCTGGAGATCGGTGCAGGGCCGGTCAAGCTGACAAGGTCCACATACGCGGTTGCCGGTGCCGGCATGGGCAGCGCAGGTGTCCGGACCGTCCGTATTCGGCCGCATCTCGTGACACCGCCAAGTGCTTCTTTCAATCGGCAGGCCGAGGCAGCGGCAGAGGCCGCCCGACCAACCTAG
- a CDS encoding toxin-activating lysine-acyltransferase, with amino-acid sequence MTGIQIDKQTTFAMLGEAHVLMAESPLHRDRSISEVGALILPPLMLGQLRIWRRGGLPVALATWAWLDAATEEAVLHQDHLPEPDQWNNGSNPVVIDFIAPFGDGFQTARDLKRTVFPDRALRSVRRDGNGHVLRIVQHPGRDQDGRPVKARAYAA; translated from the coding sequence ATGACCGGCATTCAGATCGACAAACAGACCACCTTCGCCATGCTCGGAGAGGCCCATGTGCTCATGGCCGAAAGCCCGCTTCACAGGGACCGGAGCATCTCCGAAGTCGGCGCGCTGATCCTGCCGCCGCTGATGCTCGGCCAACTGCGCATCTGGCGGCGCGGCGGACTGCCGGTCGCCCTTGCAACATGGGCCTGGCTCGACGCGGCAACAGAAGAGGCCGTTCTTCATCAGGATCACCTTCCGGAACCGGACCAGTGGAACAACGGGTCCAATCCGGTCGTCATCGATTTCATCGCACCCTTCGGCGACGGTTTCCAGACCGCCCGGGATCTCAAGCGGACCGTCTTCCCAGACCGCGCCCTGCGGTCGGTCCGCCGCGATGGAAATGGACATGTCCTGCGCATCGTCCAGCACCCGGGCCGTGACCAGGACGGCCGTCCCGTAAAAGCACGCGCCTACGCGGCGTAA
- a CDS encoding helix-turn-helix domain-containing protein — protein MAILLSTKSVRQTEGFAYWREAVCDAYVHLDCQCARPDDFHGEILLNRLSRLSASFVSGSQQSVRRRRRDIARAGEDSFLISLQMQKEGGVLQGGRQARLRPGDFALYSSVDRYNLELPDGFRQLVVQIPRDMLLSRLPDADLMTGISVSGSSVMGRIIHDSAVRLVSAIDQSPAQVQHSLQDTVVDLFVTGLASLREMRFELSRPEQQILLRADAEIRANLADPDFDRHALAAALGLSLRRLSELYRSDGRAISSEIRTLRLDRIAADLKDSRYARHSIADIAYRWGIPSQQSLARMFKDRFGRSPRDYRANG, from the coding sequence ATGGCGATTTTGCTGAGCACGAAAAGCGTCCGGCAGACCGAGGGCTTTGCCTATTGGCGTGAAGCCGTCTGCGATGCCTATGTTCACCTCGACTGCCAGTGCGCCCGCCCCGACGACTTTCACGGCGAGATCCTGCTCAACCGGTTGTCGCGGCTTTCCGCCTCCTTCGTATCGGGCAGCCAGCAGTCGGTGCGGCGCCGGCGCCGGGATATCGCGCGGGCCGGTGAAGACAGCTTCCTGATCAGTCTGCAGATGCAGAAGGAAGGCGGGGTCCTGCAGGGCGGGCGTCAAGCGCGCCTGAGACCGGGGGATTTCGCGCTCTACAGCAGCGTCGACCGGTATAACCTCGAATTGCCGGACGGGTTCCGCCAGCTTGTCGTGCAGATCCCGCGCGACATGCTCCTGAGCCGTCTGCCGGATGCCGACCTCATGACCGGCATATCTGTCTCCGGCAGCAGCGTGATGGGGCGCATCATTCATGACAGTGCCGTGCGGCTTGTCAGCGCGATCGACCAGTCACCGGCGCAGGTTCAGCACTCGCTTCAGGACACTGTTGTCGATCTCTTCGTGACCGGCCTCGCGTCGCTCAGGGAAATGCGGTTCGAACTCAGCAGGCCGGAGCAGCAGATCCTGCTCCGCGCCGATGCAGAGATACGCGCCAACCTGGCGGATCCCGATTTCGATCGCCATGCGCTTGCGGCCGCTCTGGGCCTGTCTTTGCGGCGTCTTTCGGAGCTGTATCGCAGCGACGGCCGGGCGATCTCCTCGGAAATCAGGACACTGCGTCTCGACCGGATTGCCGCGGATCTGAAAGACAGTCGCTATGCCCGTCATTCGATCGCGGACATAGCCTATCGCTGGGGCATTCCGAGCCAGCAGAGCCTGGCACGCATGTTCAAGGACCGTTTCGGCAGGTCACCACGGGACTACCGCGCCAACGGTTGA
- a CDS encoding pyridoxamine 5'-phosphate oxidase family protein, with protein MPTADDFYTSAQRDLQVRFGTAKLADTVVAAIVRDEIEDPHVPFIESRDFFFLSTVSAEGEPTVSYKGGPVGIVKVLDPRTLVFPSYDGNGMFKSMGNIKAAAKVGLLFIDMETPNRIRVQGNASLSEDDPELARYPGANMLVRVDVTSCFLNCARYIHKHERISASPYVPDDEGAQPHPSWKRIDMVQDSLPEDARARTAAEGGTITMDDYAEKLMAGES; from the coding sequence ATGCCGACAGCCGATGATTTCTACACAAGCGCGCAGCGTGACCTTCAGGTCCGCTTCGGAACCGCCAAACTTGCGGATACCGTTGTTGCCGCCATCGTCCGCGACGAGATCGAAGACCCTCACGTGCCGTTCATCGAGAGCCGTGATTTTTTCTTTCTGTCGACTGTCAGCGCCGAGGGAGAGCCGACGGTAAGCTACAAGGGCGGCCCCGTCGGGATCGTGAAGGTCCTTGACCCGCGCACCCTTGTATTCCCGAGCTACGACGGCAATGGCATGTTCAAATCGATGGGCAACATCAAGGCCGCCGCGAAGGTCGGTCTTCTGTTCATCGACATGGAGACACCCAATCGCATCCGGGTTCAAGGCAATGCGAGCTTGAGCGAGGACGACCCGGAACTTGCCCGTTACCCCGGCGCGAACATGCTGGTCCGCGTGGACGTGACCTCGTGCTTCCTGAATTGCGCCCGCTACATTCACAAGCACGAGCGCATTTCGGCCAGCCCGTATGTGCCCGACGACGAAGGCGCGCAGCCGCATCCGTCGTGGAAACGGATCGACATGGTGCAGGATTCCCTGCCCGAAGATGCCAGAGCCCGCACAGCCGCCGAGGGCGGAACCATCACGATGGACGACTATGCCGAGAAACTGATGGCCGGCGAATCCTGA
- a CDS encoding DUF995 domain-containing protein has translation MKQKVTALAIAASIAGAGLVVGPSGSAQAATQQQVNAAAQDASPMSVDEVFGLYANRSWIWSDGAGYFANSKRAFSAYSGRGRNASYGEGNWFIKADGTLCFNATWVAADGSAPAVTCFAHRKDGNTIYQRKVGEGDWYAFQSTPALRSNEIRKLKKGDYVSRRMNRIKSQLDKAA, from the coding sequence ATGAAACAGAAAGTCACAGCATTGGCGATCGCAGCCTCGATCGCGGGAGCAGGTCTAGTGGTCGGACCGTCCGGCAGCGCCCAGGCGGCGACACAGCAACAGGTGAATGCAGCTGCGCAGGACGCAAGCCCGATGTCGGTCGACGAGGTGTTCGGGCTTTATGCCAACAGGTCCTGGATCTGGAGCGATGGCGCAGGCTATTTCGCCAACAGCAAGCGTGCCTTTTCGGCCTACTCCGGGCGCGGCCGGAATGCGTCCTACGGCGAGGGAAACTGGTTCATCAAGGCGGATGGAACTCTGTGTTTCAATGCGACCTGGGTCGCGGCGGACGGCTCTGCGCCCGCAGTCACCTGCTTTGCCCACCGCAAGGACGGCAACACGATCTACCAGCGCAAGGTCGGGGAGGGTGACTGGTACGCGTTCCAGTCGACGCCGGCGTTGCGCAGCAACGAGATCCGCAAGCTGAAGAAAGGCGACTATGTCAGCCGGAGAATGAACCGGATCAAATCGCAACTGGACAAGGCTGCCTGA
- a CDS encoding glycosyl hydrolase → MKQRANLPKISIRTGILATVVGAASMVAVAQVASGNTDAGVIVPHPSADIAFGAYDPPGFFTDRSGVTVEHLFLPWEDVELESLLLADQYAKERGRSVLLTIEPWTWGENWDVSPAELRQGIAAGDYDPNISAICTVAGAMESPVMIRWAQEMESTSGRFTWSGWEPDAYIDAYRHVVDVCRGSAPDARFMWSPKGEEGLQAYYPGDDYADVVGLSIFGLQQWDKDKFGGDRSFSETLRPAYDRVVGFGKPVYVAELGYVGDRAYVSAWAGDVTAVGNEFPELTTVIYFNDKEVWPWPDGYGLPDWRITEQILPANS, encoded by the coding sequence ATGAAACAGAGAGCAAACTTACCGAAGATATCGATCCGTACCGGCATTCTCGCGACGGTCGTGGGTGCCGCCTCGATGGTGGCCGTGGCGCAGGTTGCCAGCGGCAACACGGATGCAGGTGTCATCGTTCCCCATCCGAGCGCGGATATCGCCTTCGGTGCCTATGATCCGCCGGGCTTTTTCACCGACAGAAGCGGTGTCACGGTCGAACATCTTTTTCTGCCGTGGGAAGACGTCGAGCTGGAGAGCCTTCTGCTTGCCGATCAATACGCGAAGGAACGCGGCCGCTCGGTGCTTCTCACCATCGAACCCTGGACCTGGGGTGAGAACTGGGACGTTTCTCCCGCCGAGTTGCGGCAGGGGATCGCCGCAGGCGACTATGACCCGAACATCTCCGCCATCTGCACGGTCGCGGGGGCCATGGAAAGCCCGGTCATGATCCGCTGGGCGCAGGAGATGGAGAGCACCTCCGGACGCTTCACTTGGTCGGGATGGGAACCGGACGCCTATATCGACGCCTACCGCCACGTTGTCGACGTCTGCCGCGGCAGCGCTCCGGATGCCCGTTTCATGTGGTCGCCCAAGGGTGAAGAAGGGCTGCAGGCCTATTACCCGGGAGATGACTATGCCGACGTCGTCGGCCTGTCGATCTTCGGCCTGCAGCAGTGGGACAAGGACAAGTTCGGCGGGGACCGGTCTTTCTCCGAAACCCTGCGCCCGGCCTATGACCGTGTCGTTGGATTCGGCAAACCGGTTTACGTAGCTGAACTCGGCTATGTCGGCGACCGCGCCTATGTCTCCGCCTGGGCCGGCGACGTCACCGCCGTCGGCAATGAGTTCCCGGAGCTCACCACCGTTATCTATTTCAACGACAAGGAAGTCTGGCCCTGGCCGGATGGCTACGGTCTGCCCGACTGGCGGATCACGGAACAGATCCTGCCCGCGAATTCATGA